The following DNA comes from Terriglobia bacterium.
GGCAATCTTGGCCCGGTCGCTCGGTGTCATACCGAACTTAGCACCCAGGGCAATCATCTGTGTGCGCTCTGCGGTCTTGATGGTGCCCTCCGCCTCCTTGGCAAAGAGCCGCACCAGGGCCAGGACATAAGGGAGGTCCCAGGCCGTGGCGACGTCGGGCGGACAGTGCTTCAGGAACCACCTGTACCACTTCTTCTGGAGCTTGGTGAAGTCTTCGGGTGGCTCGGCAGGGAGCGAGCCTTCGGGCTTTAGCTCGTTAGTGCGCTCACGCTCGGGATGGTTCAAGAATGCGCCGCGAGCTTCCAAGATTGCTGTCGGTGTTGATGGTCGGCCCATATAAGTACATTAGAAAGTGGCTTTTTTCGGCGGCATACGCAAAAATGAGCAGCGTAGGCTCTGAAGACAATCACTTACAAGGAATTGACCCCACGCCGGGTACAC
Coding sequences within:
- a CDS encoding P27 family phage terminase small subunit, which codes for MNHPERERTNELKPEGSLPAEPPEDFTKLQKKWYRWFLKHCPPDVATAWDLPYVLALVRLFAKEAEGTIKTAERTQMIALGAKFGMTPSDRAKIAVDAKPKDRLAEFLKKKPGPPLPAHLAN